A genome region from Mugil cephalus isolate CIBA_MC_2020 chromosome 13, CIBA_Mcephalus_1.1, whole genome shotgun sequence includes the following:
- the six2a gene encoding homeobox protein SIX2a has translation MSMLPTFGFTQEQVACVCEVLQQGGNIERLGRFLWSLPACEHLHKNESVLKAKAVVAFHRGNFRELYKILESHQFSPHNHPKLQQLWLKAHYIEAEKLRGRPLGAVGKYRVRRKFPLPRSIWDGEETSYCFKEKSRSVLREWYTHNPYPSPREKRELAEATGLTTTQVSNWFKNRRQRDRAAEAKERENNENSNSNSHNPLTSSMNGNKTLLGSSDDDKTPSGTPDHTSPSPALLLGSNTGLQSLHGLAPPPGPSAIPVPSGADSVHHHHSLHHDTILNPMSSNLVDLGS, from the exons ATGTCCATGCTCCCGACTTTTGGTTTTACGCAGGAACAAGTGGCGTGTGTTTGCGAAGTTCTCCAACAAGGGGGGAACATCGAACGGCTGGGACGCTTTCTCTGGTCCCTCCCGGCGTGCGAGCACCTTCACAAAAATGAGAGCGTCCTCAAAGCGAAAGCCGTGGTTGCCTTCCACCGGGGCAATTTCCGAGAGCTCTACAAGATCCTAGAAAGTCACCAGTTTTCGCCGCACAACCACccgaagctgcagcagctgtggctCAAAGCGCACTACATCGAGGCGGAGAAGCTGAGAGGCCGTCCGCTCGGCGCCGTGGGGAAGTACCGCGTCCGGAGAAAGTTCCCCCTTCCCCGCTCCATCTGGGACGGAGAGGAGACGAGCTACTGCTTCAAGGAGAAGAGCAGGAGCGTCCTCCGAGAGTGGTACACCCACAATCCTTACCCATCCCCGCGGGAGAAAAGAGAGCTGGCCGAGGCCACGGGACTAACGACCACACAGGTCAGCAACTGGTTCAAAAACCGACGGCAGCGGGATCGAGCAGCCGAGGCGAAGGAAAG AGAAAACAACGAGAACTCCAACAGCAATAGTCACAACCCATTGACTTCTTCcatgaatggaaataaaactcTATTGGGAAGCTCAGACGACGATAAAACACCCTCGGGGACACCGGATCACACGTCTCCGAGCCCGGCTCTGCTCCTCGGCTCGAACACCGGGCTACAGTCCCTGCACGGCCTTGCGCCCCCTCCGGGACCCAGCGCTATCCCGGTACCCAGCGGTGCAGACTCGGTGCACCACCACCACTCGTTGCACCACGACACCATACTGAACCCTATGTCTTCTAATCTAGTGGACCTtggctcttaa